A single Bacillus sp. HMF5848 DNA region contains:
- a CDS encoding CcdC family protein produces MAIASSILAIVMATFVIFVRIKASKKPATAKKIILPPIFMSTGALMFIHPMFRVTPAQILEALAVGVFFSIFLIKTSSFEIRGTDIYLKRSKAFIFILIGLLVIRIVLKSFLSTTIDYGELSGMFWILAFGMIVPWRIAMFLSYRKLQKELS; encoded by the coding sequence ATGGCAATAGCATCTTCTATTCTAGCAATCGTTATGGCTACTTTTGTAATATTTGTAAGGATAAAAGCATCAAAAAAACCTGCAACAGCTAAGAAAATTATTTTACCGCCGATTTTCATGAGTACAGGGGCCTTAATGTTTATTCACCCTATGTTTCGTGTTACTCCTGCACAAATATTAGAAGCGCTAGCGGTAGGAGTCTTTTTTTCAATCTTTCTGATCAAAACGTCATCTTTCGAAATAAGAGGCACAGATATATATTTAAAAAGGTCAAAGGCCTTTATTTTTATTCTTATTGGTTTACTTGTCATACGGATTGTCTTAAAATCTTTTTTGAGTACAACAATTGATTACGGTGAACTTAGTGGTATGTTTTGGATTCTTGCATTTGGTATGATTGTACCGTGGCGCATTGCAATGTTTTTATCTTATCGAAAGCTACAAAAAGAGCTTAGTTGA
- a CDS encoding YneF family protein: MAVWLAILLIIVALLAGAALGFFIARRYMMSYLKKNPPINEQMLKVMMMQMGQKPSQKKINQMMKAMNNQIK; this comes from the coding sequence ATGGCAGTGTGGTTAGCTATTTTACTCATTATTGTAGCCCTATTAGCAGGTGCTGCACTTGGATTTTTTATCGCACGTCGTTACATGATGAGCTATTTGAAGAAGAATCCGCCGATTAATGAGCAAATGCTTAAAGTTATGATGATGCAAATGGGACAGAAACCTTCTCAAAAGAAAATCAATCAAATGATGAAAGCTATGAACAATCAGATAAAATAA
- the glnA gene encoding type I glutamate--ammonia ligase: MSKYTKDDIRAIVEKENVKYIRLQFTDILGTIKNVEIPASQLEKALDNKMMFDGSSIEGFVRIEESDMYLYPDVDTFVIFPWTAEKGKVARFICDIYNPDGTPFEGCPRYNLKRVLKQMEDLGFTDFNLGPEPEFFLFKLDEKGEPTLELNDNGGYFDLAPTDLGENCRRDIVLELEEMGFEIEASHHEVAPGQHEIDFKYANAVRACDDIQTFKLVVKTIARKHGLHATFMPKPLFGVNGSGMHCNLSLFKNGENAFYDPKSELELSDTARQFIAGIVKHATNFTAVTNPTVNSYKRLVPGYEAPCYVAWSARNRSPLIRIPASRGLSTRVEVRSVDPAANPYMAMAVLLASGLDGIKNNLTAPKPVDRNIYVMDKAERLAHGIVDLPSTLAQALESLKSDEVVVGALGEHLFAHFVEAKEIEWDMFRTQVHPWEREQYLSQY, from the coding sequence ATGTCTAAGTACACAAAAGATGACATTCGCGCTATTGTTGAAAAAGAAAATGTGAAGTATATTCGCCTGCAATTTACAGATATTTTAGGGACAATTAAAAATGTGGAGATTCCAGCTAGTCAGTTAGAAAAAGCTCTTGATAACAAAATGATGTTTGATGGATCATCAATTGAGGGATTCGTTCGTATTGAAGAATCGGATATGTACTTATATCCAGATGTAGATACGTTTGTTATCTTCCCATGGACAGCGGAAAAAGGAAAAGTTGCTCGTTTTATTTGTGACATCTACAATCCAGATGGTACACCATTTGAAGGTTGCCCACGTTACAATTTAAAACGCGTGTTGAAACAAATGGAAGATTTAGGATTCACAGATTTCAACCTAGGACCTGAGCCGGAATTCTTCTTATTTAAGCTTGATGAAAAAGGCGAACCAACATTAGAGTTGAACGACAACGGTGGTTACTTCGACCTTGCTCCAACAGATTTAGGTGAAAATTGCCGTCGTGATATCGTATTAGAGCTTGAAGAGATGGGCTTTGAAATTGAAGCGTCTCATCATGAGGTTGCTCCAGGGCAGCACGAAATTGACTTTAAATATGCTAATGCTGTAAGAGCATGCGATGATATCCAAACATTTAAACTTGTTGTTAAAACAATAGCACGTAAGCATGGTTTACACGCTACATTTATGCCGAAGCCACTATTTGGAGTTAATGGCTCAGGTATGCACTGTAACTTATCATTATTTAAAAATGGTGAAAATGCATTTTATGATCCAAAAAGTGAATTAGAGCTTAGTGATACAGCTCGTCAGTTTATCGCGGGTATTGTAAAACACGCAACAAACTTTACTGCTGTAACAAATCCAACAGTTAACTCATATAAACGCTTAGTGCCAGGCTATGAAGCACCATGTTATGTTGCTTGGTCAGCACGTAACCGTAGTCCGCTAATCCGTATTCCGGCATCTCGTGGATTAAGCACACGTGTAGAGGTGCGTAGTGTGGATCCAGCAGCAAATCCATATATGGCTATGGCAGTTCTGTTAGCATCAGGACTTGATGGTATTAAGAACAACTTAACAGCACCAAAGCCGGTGGATCGTAACATTTATGTAATGGATAAGGCGGAACGTTTAGCGCATGGTATTGTTGATTTACCTTCAACTCTTGCACAAGCTTTAGAAAGCCTTAAATCTGACGAAGTAGTGGTTGGTGCATTAGGTGAACACTTGTTCGCTCACTTTGTTGAAGCAAAAGAAATTGAATGGGATATGTTCCGCACACAAGTTCATCCTTGGGAACGCGAGCAATATTTATCTCAATATTAA
- the hflX gene encoding GTPase HflX, which translates to MDIRTTRKEQAIIVGCQLPNRDDEQFENSMQELGSLIRTAQGEVVVAVTQKRVSIHTATYIGKGKLEELSLIVQEKEADIVIFNDELTPSQLRNISRILNDVKVVDRTQLILDIFAMRANSKEGKLQVELAQLQYMLPRLGGQGLALSRLGAGIGTRGPGETKLETDRRHIHRRITEIKSQLSIVVKHRKRYRSRRKRNGVYQISLVGYTNAGKSTLFNKLTDSQAFEENLLFATLDPMTRKLFLPCGMTTLLTDTVGFIQDLPTTLIAAFRSTLEEVQEADLILHVVDSSNPDYFRHEQTVYELLEELEVSNTPVLTIYNKRDQVHEEFVPNGKSPFLHLSAFMKEDLHNLLHKIEEQMKLEMVPYDVAIPAVEGKLLAALKATTILNDLHYNEMSNTYDCRGFIFNDDVLFQQLNHFLD; encoded by the coding sequence TTGGATATAAGAACTACTAGAAAGGAACAAGCTATAATAGTTGGGTGCCAATTGCCTAATCGAGACGATGAACAATTTGAGAACTCTATGCAAGAGTTAGGTTCATTGATTCGTACTGCTCAAGGTGAGGTTGTCGTGGCTGTAACACAAAAACGTGTTTCTATACATACTGCTACATATATAGGAAAAGGGAAGTTAGAAGAGCTTTCGTTAATAGTGCAAGAAAAAGAAGCTGATATTGTTATCTTTAATGATGAATTAACTCCAAGTCAATTACGAAATATATCTAGAATACTGAATGATGTGAAAGTTGTTGATAGAACGCAGTTGATCTTAGATATATTTGCGATGAGAGCAAATTCAAAAGAAGGTAAGCTTCAAGTGGAATTGGCTCAATTGCAGTATATGTTACCACGTTTAGGTGGACAAGGTTTAGCGTTATCTAGGCTAGGTGCTGGAATAGGGACAAGAGGGCCTGGTGAAACAAAGCTTGAAACAGACCGTCGTCATATTCATAGGCGGATAACTGAAATAAAAAGCCAATTATCAATTGTTGTTAAGCATAGGAAACGTTATCGTTCTAGACGCAAGCGCAACGGTGTATATCAAATTTCGCTTGTTGGTTATACGAATGCAGGGAAATCAACTTTGTTTAATAAATTGACTGATTCGCAAGCGTTTGAAGAGAATTTGTTGTTTGCTACGTTAGACCCGATGACAAGAAAGTTATTTTTACCTTGCGGGATGACTACTTTATTAACAGATACAGTTGGTTTTATTCAAGATTTACCAACGACTTTAATCGCTGCTTTTCGTTCTACACTTGAAGAGGTCCAGGAGGCGGATTTAATATTACATGTTGTGGACAGTTCGAATCCTGATTATTTTCGTCATGAACAAACTGTTTATGAGTTATTAGAAGAATTAGAGGTTTCAAATACACCAGTACTTACTATATATAATAAACGCGATCAAGTACATGAAGAGTTTGTGCCAAATGGTAAAAGTCCATTTCTACACTTATCAGCTTTTATGAAAGAGGACTTACATAATCTTTTGCATAAGATAGAGGAGCAAATGAAATTAGAGATGGTACCGTATGATGTTGCTATTCCTGCTGTGGAAGGCAAGTTATTAGCGGCATTAAAGGCTACGACAATTTTAAATGACTTGCATTACAATGAGATGAGCAATACGTATGATTGTAGAGGGTTTATTTTTAATGATGACGTACTTTTTCAACAATTAAATCACTTTTTAGACTAG
- a CDS encoding MerR family transcriptional regulator → MSDNIRRSMPLFSMGVVMQLTELTARQIRYYEEHDLVKPARTEGNKRLFSFNDIDRLLEIKSLLDQGVNMAGIKQILLGNHNVVAMQQEENDMQDDVTDEQLRKLLRSEIIQAGRFQKTPLRQGDLFRFFH, encoded by the coding sequence ATGAGTGATAACATTAGACGATCGATGCCGCTGTTTTCGATGGGCGTTGTTATGCAGTTAACAGAATTAACCGCACGGCAAATCCGCTATTACGAGGAGCATGACCTAGTGAAGCCCGCACGAACAGAAGGGAATAAGCGTTTGTTTTCATTTAATGATATAGACCGCTTACTTGAGATTAAAAGCCTTCTAGACCAAGGTGTAAACATGGCAGGCATCAAACAAATTCTACTTGGTAACCATAATGTAGTGGCAATGCAACAAGAAGAAAATGACATGCAAGATGATGTGACTGATGAACAGTTACGCAAACTCCTTCGTTCTGAGATAATTCAAGCAGGGCGTTTTCAAAAAACACCTTTACGACAAGGAGATTTGTTTAGATTTTTCCATTAG
- a CDS encoding cytochrome c biogenesis CcdA family protein codes for MNDINIFLAFGAGFLSFISPCCLPLYPAFLSYITGVSVGELKSENAMLGRRSLIHTVMFLVGFSIIFIAIGFGTSFVGQFFIQYQDLIRQLGAILIVVFGLVIVGIFKPNFLMKEHRFEFKNRPSGYLGSLLIGLAFAAGWTPCTGPILVSVIGLAATNPSSGLLYMLAYSLGFSIPFLVLSFFLGKMQWIRKHNLKIVKIGGYIMIAMGVMLFFDWLTKITIFLTNVFGGFTGF; via the coding sequence ATGAATGATATTAATATTTTCTTAGCATTTGGTGCAGGGTTTCTATCCTTTATTTCACCATGTTGTTTACCATTATATCCAGCCTTTTTATCCTATATCACAGGAGTGTCGGTTGGAGAATTAAAGTCAGAAAATGCTATGTTAGGCCGTCGGAGCTTAATCCACACAGTTATGTTTTTGGTTGGATTTTCAATTATTTTTATCGCTATAGGTTTCGGTACTAGCTTTGTAGGGCAATTTTTCATTCAATATCAAGACTTAATTAGACAATTAGGAGCAATTTTAATAGTCGTATTTGGCCTTGTAATTGTTGGTATTTTCAAACCTAATTTTTTAATGAAAGAGCACCGTTTTGAGTTCAAAAATAGACCAAGTGGCTATTTAGGATCCTTATTGATTGGTCTTGCATTCGCAGCTGGTTGGACGCCTTGTACAGGGCCCATACTTGTATCTGTCATAGGTTTAGCAGCAACAAATCCAAGCTCAGGATTGCTTTATATGTTAGCTTATTCCTTAGGATTTTCAATACCATTTTTAGTTCTATCATTTTTCCTGGGTAAAATGCAATGGATTCGTAAACATAATCTTAAAATAGTGAAGATAGGTGGCTACATTATGATTGCAATGGGGGTTATGCTGTTTTTTGATTGGTTGACAAAGATTACCATCTTTTTAACTAATGTATTTGGTGGTTTTACTGGTTTTTGA
- the sirA gene encoding sporulation inhibitor of replication protein SirA, with translation MRTYQIFLVKEEVAKQYFGRELLIFKLFKEYKQTKSVDMLTLLKKQINFITEPISVFNLEYIIHKQLRHDARYEKLPQAFVVADRQEESFAKLHLATSYITLEAYGTYEAETLFFEVLRQNCPYFLAIDFENSQYGWLAPIRNRKYV, from the coding sequence ATGAGAACCTATCAGATTTTTCTTGTAAAAGAAGAGGTTGCTAAACAATACTTTGGAAGAGAGTTATTAATTTTTAAATTATTTAAAGAATATAAGCAAACTAAAAGTGTGGACATGCTAACTTTGTTAAAGAAACAAATTAATTTTATTACGGAGCCTATTTCTGTTTTTAATTTAGAATATATTATTCATAAACAATTAAGACACGACGCCCGCTATGAAAAATTACCACAAGCATTTGTTGTAGCAGATAGACAAGAAGAATCATTTGCTAAGTTGCATCTAGCTACATCGTATATTACTCTTGAGGCGTACGGCACATATGAGGCTGAAACATTATTTTTTGAGGTTTTAAGACAAAATTGCCCATACTTTTTAGCTATAGACTTTGAAAACAGTCAATATGGATGGTTAGCTCCAATACGGAATAGAAAATATGTCTAA
- a CDS encoding DUF896 domain-containing protein — protein MLSKEKLARLNELAGKAKQTELTPDEITEQQLLRQEYLQTFRQAFKNNLDNVKVVDPEGNDVTPKKLKNKKKLQ, from the coding sequence ATGCTATCAAAAGAAAAATTAGCTAGACTAAATGAGCTAGCCGGTAAAGCAAAACAGACTGAGCTCACACCTGATGAGATTACAGAACAACAATTATTGCGTCAAGAATATTTACAAACATTTCGTCAAGCATTTAAAAATAATTTAGATAATGTTAAAGTAGTGGACCCAGAAGGTAATGATGTAACCCCTAAGAAATTAAAAAATAAGAAAAAACTACAATAA
- a CDS encoding aspartyl-phosphate phosphatase Spo0E family protein has protein sequence MTKQELLTIIEKKRSELIQIALRNGFSSNLSVQHSQELDILLNTLHRLYHAEHTKQRSLS, from the coding sequence GTGACTAAACAGGAACTTTTAACAATAATTGAAAAAAAGCGTTCTGAACTCATACAAATTGCATTAAGAAACGGTTTTAGTTCCAATTTATCTGTTCAGCATAGCCAAGAACTCGATATACTACTAAATACGTTACATAGATTATATCATGCAGAGCACACCAAACAACGATCACTTTCATAG
- a CDS encoding methionine gamma-lyase family protein, which yields MQYENQNKLQPLIERVEQKIQPALQAIDKNIEYHQYRVLQAFRNNKISEGHFIPSTGYGYDDVGRDTLEKLYADVLGGEAGLVRPQIISGTHAITVALFGVLRPGDELLYITGKPYDTLDEIVGLRGQDNGSLKDFNISFNYVALQEDGMINYEAVKQAIKRDTKMIGIQRSKGYANRPSFNIQEIENMIKFVKSLKEDVIVFVDNCYGEFVEDKEPCHVGADLMAGSLIKNPGGGIAKTGGYIVGTQRLVELCAYRMTSPGIGAEAGPSLYSLQEMYQGFFLAPHVVGQALKGALFTSCLLGELGLTTSPSWNQPRTDLVQAVQFDDKDRMIAFCQAVQYASPINAHFRPEPNYMPGYEDDVIMAAGTFIQGSSMELSADGPIRPPYIAYVQGGLTYAHVKIAVSLAVDKLISASLI from the coding sequence ATGCAATACGAAAACCAAAATAAGTTACAACCATTAATCGAGCGGGTTGAACAAAAGATTCAACCTGCTCTTCAAGCTATTGATAAAAACATTGAGTACCATCAATATAGAGTTCTACAGGCATTCAGAAACAATAAAATAAGTGAAGGGCATTTCATTCCATCCACTGGATATGGATATGACGACGTAGGTCGAGATACTCTTGAAAAATTATATGCTGATGTGTTAGGTGGGGAAGCGGGGTTAGTTAGACCACAAATCATTTCTGGAACTCATGCAATAACGGTAGCATTATTTGGAGTGTTAAGACCAGGTGATGAACTGCTTTATATAACTGGTAAACCTTATGATACACTTGATGAGATAGTTGGACTGAGAGGACAGGATAATGGTTCGTTAAAAGACTTTAATATTTCGTTTAATTATGTAGCTTTACAAGAAGATGGAATGATAAATTATGAAGCTGTAAAGCAAGCTATTAAGCGAGATACAAAGATGATTGGAATTCAGCGATCGAAAGGATATGCCAACAGACCTTCTTTTAACATCCAAGAAATAGAGAATATGATAAAGTTTGTTAAAAGTTTAAAAGAAGACGTAATTGTATTTGTAGATAACTGTTATGGGGAGTTTGTGGAAGATAAAGAGCCGTGCCATGTGGGAGCAGATTTGATGGCCGGGTCATTAATTAAAAATCCAGGAGGCGGTATTGCGAAAACCGGAGGCTATATTGTGGGGACACAAAGGTTAGTTGAATTATGTGCATATAGAATGACTTCACCTGGCATTGGAGCAGAAGCGGGTCCTTCTTTATATAGTTTGCAAGAAATGTACCAAGGATTTTTCTTAGCACCTCATGTTGTTGGACAAGCTTTGAAAGGTGCATTATTTACATCGTGTTTATTAGGAGAGCTAGGTTTAACGACATCACCTTCGTGGAACCAACCACGGACGGACTTAGTACAAGCAGTGCAATTTGATGACAAAGACCGCATGATAGCTTTTTGTCAGGCTGTTCAGTATGCATCACCCATTAATGCCCACTTTAGACCGGAGCCAAATTATATGCCTGGGTATGAAGATGATGTCATTATGGCAGCGGGTACCTTTATTCAAGGATCTAGTATGGAGCTAAGTGCGGATGGACCTATAAGACCACCATACATAGCGTATGTGCAAGGTGGACTGACGTATGCCCATGTTAAAATTGCGGTATCATTAGCTGTTGATAAATTAATATCTGCAAGCTTAATATAA
- the tkt gene encoding transketolase, with protein sequence MSNTIENLSINTIRTLSIDAIEKANSGHPGMPMGAAPMAYTLWTKHMNHNPKNPNWINRDRFVLSAGHGSMLLYSLLHLSGYDLPMEEIKNFRQWGSKTPGHPEYGHTPGVDATTGPLGQGIAMAVGMAMAERHLAATYNKENFNIVDHYTYAICGDGDLMEGVSAEAASLAGHLQLGRLVILYDSNDISLDGDLNRSFSESVADRFKAYGWQYVRVEDGNDIHEVHGALEEAQQDTSRPTLIEVKTTIGYGSPNKQGTSGVHGAPLGKEEIELTRKTYEWVEDADFHVPHEVYEHFRTTVETSGAEKEENWKQRFEQYRQQYPELAEQFEAAVKGDVAVDLETVLPKYEVGTSVATRSSSGDAINAIAKSVPFFFGGSADLAGSNKTYMKDLGDFTAKNYDGRNIWFGVREFAMASALNGMALHGGLKVFGGTFFVFSDYLRPAVRLSALMNMPVTYVLTHDSIAVGEDGPTHEPVEQLPSLRAMPNLNVIRPADGNESSAAWKIALESKETPTVLVLSRQNLPTLETTPTQAYEGVEKGAYVVSPSKEQTPQALLLATGSEVSLAVEAQSVLRQEGIDVAVISMPAWNRFEQQPQEYKDKILPKEVKKRVGIEMANPLGWHKYVGDEGVVIGIDTFGASAPGEVIMEKYGFNVDNVVKQVKSIL encoded by the coding sequence ATGTCAAATACAATTGAAAATCTTTCTATCAACACAATTCGTACGCTATCTATCGATGCTATCGAAAAAGCAAATTCTGGTCACCCAGGAATGCCTATGGGTGCCGCACCAATGGCTTATACTTTATGGACAAAGCATATGAATCATAACCCAAAAAATCCTAATTGGATTAATCGTGATCGCTTTGTACTATCTGCTGGTCATGGTTCAATGCTTTTGTATAGCCTTTTACATTTGTCTGGATATGATTTACCAATGGAAGAAATTAAGAATTTCAGACAATGGGGAAGCAAAACACCAGGTCACCCTGAATATGGTCACACACCAGGTGTAGATGCAACAACAGGTCCTTTAGGACAAGGTATAGCAATGGCAGTTGGTATGGCAATGGCAGAAAGACACTTAGCTGCGACATATAATAAGGAAAACTTTAACATAGTTGATCATTATACATATGCAATCTGTGGAGATGGCGATTTAATGGAAGGTGTTTCGGCTGAAGCGGCTTCTTTAGCTGGTCATTTACAATTAGGTCGACTAGTGATACTTTATGATTCGAATGACATATCTCTTGATGGTGATTTAAACCGTTCATTCTCTGAAAGTGTTGCAGATCGCTTTAAAGCGTATGGCTGGCAATATGTACGAGTTGAGGATGGAAATGATATACACGAGGTTCATGGCGCACTTGAAGAAGCACAACAAGACACGAGTAGACCAACATTAATTGAAGTGAAGACAACAATTGGTTACGGATCTCCAAACAAACAAGGAACTTCAGGAGTCCATGGTGCACCGCTTGGAAAAGAAGAGATTGAATTGACAAGAAAGACTTACGAATGGGTTGAAGATGCAGATTTTCATGTTCCCCATGAAGTATATGAGCATTTCCGGACTACTGTGGAGACTTCTGGAGCAGAAAAAGAAGAAAATTGGAAGCAACGCTTTGAGCAATATCGCCAACAATATCCTGAATTAGCAGAGCAATTTGAAGCAGCTGTTAAAGGTGATGTTGCTGTAGACTTGGAAACTGTTTTACCTAAATATGAGGTAGGTACGTCTGTAGCAACTCGTTCATCTTCTGGTGATGCTATAAACGCAATAGCTAAATCCGTTCCGTTCTTTTTTGGTGGATCAGCTGACTTAGCAGGTTCGAATAAGACATATATGAAAGACTTAGGTGATTTTACTGCTAAAAATTATGATGGGCGTAACATCTGGTTTGGTGTTCGTGAATTTGCTATGGCATCAGCTCTAAACGGTATGGCTCTTCATGGAGGGCTTAAAGTGTTCGGAGGGACATTCTTCGTATTCTCTGATTATTTACGTCCAGCTGTTCGCTTAAGCGCGCTCATGAATATGCCGGTCACATATGTATTAACTCATGATAGTATAGCAGTTGGAGAAGATGGTCCTACACATGAGCCTGTTGAGCAACTACCTTCATTACGTGCTATGCCAAATCTAAACGTTATCCGACCTGCGGATGGCAATGAATCTTCAGCAGCATGGAAAATTGCGCTAGAATCTAAAGAAACACCAACTGTTTTGGTGTTATCTAGACAAAATTTACCAACGTTAGAAACGACGCCTACACAGGCTTATGAAGGTGTTGAAAAAGGTGCATATGTTGTGTCTCCTTCAAAAGAGCAAACACCACAAGCATTGTTATTAGCTACGGGATCAGAAGTTAGTTTAGCTGTCGAAGCACAGTCTGTACTTCGTCAAGAAGGTATAGATGTTGCTGTAATCAGTATGCCAGCTTGGAATCGTTTTGAACAACAACCACAAGAATATAAAGATAAAATCTTACCAAAAGAAGTTAAAAAACGTGTAGGTATCGAAATGGCTAATCCACTAGGTTGGCATAAATATGTTGGCGATGAAGGTGTTGTTATAGGTATTGATACATTTGGCGCTTCTGCTCCAGGAGAAGTTATTATGGAAAAGTACGGCTTTAATGTTGACAATGTAGTAAAACAAGTTAAGAGTATTTTATAA
- the lexA gene encoding transcriptional repressor LexA translates to MTKLSKRQQDILDFIKLEVKEKGYPPSVREIGEAVGLASSSTVHGHLSRLESKGFIRRDPTKPRAIEILDSEEFNNLPINNVINVPIVGKVTAGQPITAIENVEEYFPLPDRIAASDDQVFMLEIVGDSMIEAGILDGDYVIVRQQQTANNGDIVVAMTEEDEATVKRFFKERDHIRLQPENENLEPIILPNAIILGKVIGVYRHIY, encoded by the coding sequence ATGACTAAACTATCAAAGAGACAGCAAGATATATTAGATTTTATAAAGCTTGAAGTAAAAGAAAAAGGCTACCCACCTTCTGTTCGAGAAATTGGTGAGGCCGTTGGATTAGCTTCTAGTTCAACGGTTCACGGACACCTATCACGATTAGAAAGCAAAGGATTTATTAGACGTGATCCTACAAAGCCACGCGCGATAGAAATACTAGATAGCGAAGAGTTTAATAATCTTCCTATTAACAATGTTATTAATGTTCCTATTGTCGGAAAAGTTACAGCCGGTCAACCAATTACAGCTATTGAGAATGTTGAAGAATACTTTCCATTACCTGATAGAATTGCCGCTTCGGACGATCAAGTTTTTATGCTAGAAATTGTTGGAGACAGTATGATTGAAGCTGGCATTTTAGATGGAGATTATGTTATAGTACGACAACAACAAACAGCTAATAACGGGGATATTGTTGTCGCTATGACAGAAGAAGATGAGGCTACGGTTAAACGTTTCTTTAAAGAACGTGACCATATCCGCTTACAACCCGAAAATGAAAATTTAGAACCTATTATTCTTCCTAATGCTATTATTTTAGGTAAAGTGATTGGTGTGTATCGTCATATATACTAA
- a CDS encoding LysM peptidoglycan-binding domain-containing protein: MKNYRLYIAFLLLISILCVFVSLQFKSVSDEKYLTVIVERGDNLWMLGEKYKTQHSMSIPEFVDWVVRTNHLYEGKIKVGQEIRLPISEDNLQYAFSDSE, translated from the coding sequence ATGAAAAATTATAGACTTTATATTGCTTTTCTTTTGCTTATCTCAATTCTATGCGTTTTTGTCTCTTTACAATTTAAAAGTGTGTCGGATGAAAAATATCTAACTGTTATTGTAGAAAGAGGGGACAATCTTTGGATGTTAGGAGAAAAATATAAAACACAGCATTCTATGTCTATACCTGAATTTGTTGATTGGGTTGTAAGGACTAATCATCTTTATGAAGGGAAGATCAAGGTAGGTCAGGAAATTCGTCTGCCTATTTCCGAGGACAATTTGCAGTACGCCTTCTCGGATAGTGAATAA